The Pogona vitticeps strain Pit_001003342236 chromosome 6, PviZW2.1, whole genome shotgun sequence genome contains a region encoding:
- the CBX1 gene encoding chromobox protein homolog 1: MGKKQNKKKVEEVLEEEEEEYVVEKVLDRRVVKGKVEYLLKWKGFSDEDNTWEPEENLDCPDLIAEFLQSQKTAHESDKSEGSKRKAESDSEDRGEESRPKKKREEAEKPRGFARGFEPERIIGATDSSGELMFLMKWKNSDEADLVPAKEANIKCPQVVISFYEERLTWHSYPSEDEEKKDDKN, encoded by the exons atgggaaaaaagcaaaacaagaagaaagtggaggaagtcctagaagaggaggaagaagagtaTGTGGTGGAGAAGGTTCTTGACAGGCGGGTAGTAAAAGGCAAAGTGGAGTATCTGCTGAAGTGGAAGGGCTTCTCAGA TGAAGATAACACGTGGGAGCCAGAAGAGAACCTCGACTGCCCTGACCTCATTGCAGAGTTCTTGCAGTCTCAGAAAACAGCACATGAAAGTGACAAGTCAGAGGGAAGCAAGCGCAAGGCAGAGTCTGACTCTGAGGATAGGGGGGAAGAAAGCAgaccaaagaaaaagagagaagag gcTGAGAAGCCTCGGGGTTTTGCAAGAGGCTTTGAGCCGGAGCGGATTATTGGTGCCACAGATTCTAGTGGGGAGCTGATGTTCCTGATGAAATG GAAGAACTCAGACGAAGCCGACCTGGTCCCTGCAAAGGAAGCTAATATCAAGTGCCCACAGGTGGTCATCTCATTCTATGAGGAGAGGCTGACATGGCACTCTTACCCCTCAGAGGATGAGGAGAAGAAAGATGACAAAAATTAA